The DNA sequence TTCCCTGCCTTTATCTTTTCCTTCTTCTTTCACCGTTTTCTCTGCTTGTACAATTCCCATCGGCACACTTGTCAAGATTGCTAGAACAAGACTGGTTGATAGAAGTCTTTTCACGATGAATCCCTCCATGTTATCCCTTAGTTGAATATGCTTCTAATGGAGGTATCGGAAAAAAGAAAAAATAAATGAATATAAATATTCTCTTATACGATATAAATATCATTCCAAACTCTCTACTAGTGTCGGAAAGGTCCTCATTATACGTTCCAGTATGCTATTTTACAGGCATAACCTGCCCTGCTGTCATCTGAACCAGCTCATCCGGGGTCAATTCAAACACAGCCTTTGGATGTCCGGCTGCAGCCCAAATCGTAGTAAAGGGTAACAGATCCTCGTCCACAATCGTCTCAATCGCCGTCGGATGGCCGAGAGGAGCGACACCGCCAATGACAAAGCCTGTCTGTTCACGCACAAAATCGGCGTCGGCTTTTCCCAGCTCGTCTTGAATCATTGACGAAATGAGCTTTTCATTCACACGGTTCACTCCGCTGGCGACAACGAGTATTGGACGACCCGAATTCATTTGACGAAAAAGGATCGACTTCGCAATTTGGGCGACTTCGCATCCAATCGCATCCGCTGCCTCTTGGGCTGTTCGCGTGCTGTCTGGCAATTCCACTACCTGATTGGCGTATCCCAGATCACGCAACGTATTTTGCACACGCTGTGCACTTTTCTTGAGCATATTTGTCATGATCAATTCCCCCTTTGTCTCAGCTTTTCGCCTCATTAGGCATCCGGGTAATGCATGATGACCTGGATCTTCGCTGCTTGGTCTGAGGGATTCATGTAGCAGTGCGAAACATTACCCGCAAACCGAATGGCCTGTCCTTCCTCCAACGCATATTCCTCACCTTTTAGCTTTATCGTAAAGCTCCCTGTAACCACCGTGATGTACTCCTGCACTCCCTCATTGTGCGGCGACGAAC is a window from the Brevibacillus choshinensis genome containing:
- a CDS encoding YbaK/EbsC family protein codes for the protein MTNMLKKSAQRVQNTLRDLGYANQVVELPDSTRTAQEAADAIGCEVAQIAKSILFRQMNSGRPILVVASGVNRVNEKLISSMIQDELGKADADFVREQTGFVIGGVAPLGHPTAIETIVDEDLLPFTTIWAAAGHPKAVFELTPDELVQMTAGQVMPVK